A genomic segment from Aspergillus chevalieri M1 DNA, chromosome 7, nearly complete sequence encodes:
- a CDS encoding uncharacterized protein (COG:S;~EggNog:ENOG410PIY1), whose translation MATAETMTATSVTRLQLNGAETPPKSPVSEIPQVTFDPAKHLQHTPPSKVYTMNELGYPNSRGVSHVGVSEPFPLFSEEAVEQMRKEVLSQEVKAKHEYSSDLAQSQLRGFAPDCAPFVYDAWKNPETLAIISKIAGVDLVPAMDFEIGHVNLSVTSEEEKARALAYVKEQAAAGVNWEDESPIVDWHTDSYPFVCVTMLSDCTDMVGGETALRKGDGEVAKVRGPQRGSAVILQGRYIEHQALRALGTTERISMVTSFRPRSAAIKDDTVLTTVRAVSNLNELYHQFAEYRFEMLEERCRNINRYMRDQKRANRAFDTRGVRDFIREQIEFLEHMEHEIVPNELVKKGVIGDSHLISDHTKQELSRRRGAAAGEE comes from the exons ATGGCGACCGCAGAGACCATGACCGCCACCAGCGTGACACGCCTCCAGCTCAACGGCGCGGAAACCCCCCCCAAGTCGCCCGTCTCGGAGATCCCTCAGGTTACCTTCGACCCGGCCAAGCACCTGCAGCACACCCCTCCCTCCAAGGTGTACACGATGAACGAACTCGGATACCCTAACAGCCGTGGTGTCTCGCACGTTGGTGTTTCTGAGCCATTCCCTTTGTTCTCCGAAGAGGCCGTCGAGCAGATGCGGAAGGAGGTCCTGAGCCAGGAAGTCAAGGCCAAGCATGAGTACTCCAGTGACCTTGCACAGAGCCAGCTGAGAGGCTTTGCTCCTGA CTGCGCTCCTTTCGTGTACGATGCCTGGAAGAACCCCGAGACCCTCGCCATCATCTCGAAGATTGCTGGTGTTGACCTTGTGCCGGCGATGGACTTCGAAATCGGACACGTGAACCTGTCTGTCACTAGCGAAGAGGAGAAAGCTCGCGCACTTGCCTATGTCAAGGAGCAGGCTGCCGCTGGCGTTAACTGGGAAGACGAGAGCCCTATTGTCGACTGGCACACCGACAGTTACCCGTTCGTTTGCGTGACCATGCTTTCGGACTGCACTGACATGGTTGGTGGCGAGACTGCCCTGAGAAAGGGTGATGGTGAGGTTGCCAAGGTCCGCGGACCCCAGAGG GGATCCGCTGTCATCCTCCAAGGCCGTTACATCGAGCACCAGGCCCTCCGTGCCCTGGGTACCACCGAGCGTATTAGTATGGTGACTTCGTTCCGCCCTCGCTCTGCCGCCATCAAGGACGACACCGTCCTCACCACCGTCCGTGCCGTTTCCAACCTCAACGAGTTGTACCACCAGTTCGCCGAGTACCGCTTCGAGATGCTCGAAGAGCGTTGCCGCAACATCAACCGGTACATGCGTGACCAGAAGCGCGCCAACCGTGCTTTCGACACCCGCGGCGTGAGAGACTTCATCCGTGAACAGATCGAGTTCCTTGAGCACATGGAGCACGAAATCGTTCCCAACGAGCTCGTCAAGAAGGGTGTTATTGGCGACAGCCACTTGATCTCCGACCACACCAAGCAGGAGCTGTCTCGGCGGCgcggtgctgctgctggcgaaGAGTAA
- the PSH1 gene encoding uncharacterized protein (COG:O;~EggNog:ENOG410PQ29;~InterPro:IPR001841,IPR017907,IPR018957,IPR013083;~PFAM:PF13923,PF13920,PF00097,PF13639,PF15227;~go_function: GO:0046872 - metal ion binding [Evidence IEA]), which translates to MPKSTSSKIAKSANANGTATTTNSEVESGLLQTLQGHVDDLRPFIQCGICIRPLYEPFTLACGHTFCYTCLSSWFLEGRSHKTCPDCRTPVVAQPAPAYLVRAIVQLWTSRAELLEKGETTADHVKNQREESDKIDQDKKNEHPREGGLFRGAFRNPPTTQPIVDLEDNVIRCPQCGWELEDDVECEHCGYIGDLESDMGESQWSGTEENSEMAEMADFLDEEAQDDFEGADAFDGNHGIFTSFFPPGSFSRPSESLGWRNTRVIGDSEDEDPELGNEYDDTDMESFIDDDDHVEYETGSDPTTVVGGHGTQDYDSHMGSEIATTQEDGYASFSSMDDEDPGDNESDDGEEEEDDDDDDDEDPIRPPVTGLRRTVPGPNGSLRRSADMRGRLGNNQRSTRSNTAGSSAHNTIDISDDSNNSDGSNDSDDSDDSDEGPVAPSRRTRGRINGAW; encoded by the exons ATGCCCAAATCAACGAGCTCCAAGATTGCCAAAAGCGCAAATGCAAATGGCACGGCAACTACAACGAACTCGGAGGTAGAGTCCGGA CTCCTCCAAACATTACAGGGACACGTGGACGACCTTCGCCCGTTTATCCAATGCGGAATCTGCATCAGACCGCTATACGAACCCTTCACTCTCGCCTGCGGACATACTTTCTGTTACACC TGTTTGTCATCTTGGTTTCTCGAAGGAAGGTCGCATAAAACTTGTCCAGACTGTCGAACCCCGGTGGTAGCACAGCCGGCGCCAGCTTATTTG GTTCGTGCCATAGTACAGTTATGGACGAGCCGCGCCGAACTGCTTGAAAAAGGAGAGACCACTGCAGATCACGTCAAGAACCAACGCGAAGAATCCGACAAGATTGACCAGGACAAGAAGAACGAGCATCCACGGGAGGGAGGGCTATTTCGAGGCGCATTCAGGAACCCGCCGACTACGCAGCCTATTGTCGACCTTGAAGACAACGTTATCCGCTGTCCACAATGCGGCTGGGAACTTGAAGATGACGTTGAATGCGAACACTGCGGATATATTGGGGATTTAGAGTCCGACATGGGTGAATCACAATGGAGTGGCACAGAGGAAAACTCGGAAATGGCTGAAATGGCCGATTTTCTTGACGAAGAAGCCCAGGATGATTTCGAGGGCGCTGACGCCTTCGATGGCAACCATGGAATATTCACCTCTTTCTTCCCCCCTGGATCTTTCAGTCGTCCTTCTGAATCCCTCGGTTGGCGTAATACACGAGTCATTGGCGAcagtgaagatgaagaccCGGAATTAGGCAACGAGTACGATGACACGGACATGGAATCTTTTATCGACGACGATGATCATGTCGAGTACGAGACTGGATCGGACCCGACTACAGTGGTGGGCGGTCATGGCACGCAGGATTACGATTCGCATATGGGTTCCGAAATTGCGACGACTCAGGAAGATGGATATGCCAGCTTCTCCTCCATGGATGACGAGGATCCAGGGGATAATGAAAGCGAtgatggcgaagaagaagaagatgatgatgatgacgatgacgaagatcCCATCCGGCCACCTGTGACTGGACTACGACGAACAGTGCCAGGGCCCAACGGCAGTTTGAGGAGAAGTGCCGACATGAGGGGGCGTCTCGGGAATAACCAGCGCAGCACGCGTTCCAATACGGCAGGATCATCGGCTCATAATACGATTGATATCTCAGACGACAGCAACAATTCCGACGGTTCCAATGACTCCGACGATTCTGACGACTCTGACGAAGGGCCAGTGGCACCGTCTAGAAGGACAAGGGGTCGAATCAACGGAGCCTGGTGA
- a CDS encoding uncharacterized protein (COG:S;~EggNog:ENOG410PRJP;~InterPro:IPR006680,IPR032466;~PFAM:PF04909;~go_function: GO:0016787 - hydrolase activity [Evidence IEA]), whose protein sequence is MTIAYTSTIASDLFPNGGWDVHHHIFDPTKFTYAPDRHLTPPPATIPQFLAFKSRLGITNSVLTHGLSYGADCTSLKSFVAELITTAPATKGVGVIDPSTVTGDELNAMHAAGVRGIRVNLYKYQAMHDVERQKTALREHARAIRDHEDAKRWSLAFTHTHPEFWGELSPVVEGVLVPEGIALVTDHFALLKGSSMLNSDPQNGKVNVTQQPGFREILELVRAGHLYIKLSAPYRVSNLAPGYEDLKPVVRAFVDANPERILWGSDWPHTPHMKVRTREEALRETEYLVVDDLAWLKSLRSWLSAEEWHLIMVSNPKTLYGW, encoded by the exons ATGACCATCGCATACACCAGCACCATCGCATCCGACCTCTTCCCCAACGGAGGATGGGACGTCCACCACCACATCTTCGACC CAACAAAATTCACCTACGCCCCCGACCGCCACCTAACCCCACCCCCGGCAACAATTCCCCAATTCCTCGCCTTCAAGTCCCGCCTAGGCATCACAAACTCCGTCCTAACCCACGGCCTCTCCTACGGCGCAGACTGCACATCGCTAAAGTCCTTCGTCGCAGAACTCATCACCACCGCACCCGCCACGAAGGGCGTTGGCGTGATTGACCCGTCCACCGTGACGGGTGATGAGTTGAACGCTATGCATGCGGCCGGGGTGCGCGGTATACGGGTGAATTTGTACAAGTATCAGGCGATGCATGATGTGGAGAGGCAGAAGACTGCGTTGCGGGAGCATGCACGCGCTATTCGGGACCATGAGGATGCGAAGCGGTGGAGTTTGGCGTTTACGCATACGCATCCTGAGTTCTGGGGCGAACTTAGCCCTGTCGTTGAGGGAGTGCTGGTGCCAGAGGGAATTGCGTTGGTGACTGATCATTTTGCGTTGCTTAAGGGGAGTAGCATGCTTAACTCTGATCCACAGAATGGGAAGGTAAATGTGACGCAGCAACCTGGGTTCAGGGAGATTTTGGAGTTAGTCCGCGCTGGGCATCTTTATATCAAGCTCAGTGCGCCGTATCGGGTGAGTAATCTGGCGCCGGGATATGAGGATTTGAAGCCGGTGGTGAGGGCTTTTGTGGATGCGAATCCGGAGCGGATTCTTTGGGGGAGTGATTG GCCGCATACGCCGCATATGAAAGTGCGGACGCGCGAAGAGGCATTGCGCGAGACAGAGTACCTGGTCGTTGATGATTTGGCATGGCTAAAAAGTCTACGGTCGTGGTTGTCGGCTGAAGAATGGCATCTCATAATGGTCTCGAATCCAAAGACACTGTACGGTTGGTAA
- a CDS encoding uncharacterized protein (COG:C;~EggNog:ENOG410PVGJ;~InterPro:IPR018108,IPR023395;~PFAM:PF00153): MPTETVSGKTKTTLLGSLGAGLLAGIAESVLVVTPGETLKTKIIDDQAGPRIYRSASHAIRTCLAQEGVSGLYRGVVPVTLKQSANAMVRFTSYRLFLGQIDAMFSRENAGALQSMNTGVAGALAGVVTVYATMPFDTIKTRLQALDGHERYCGSWDCLRSVIRSESVFALWRGTTPRLARLSVGSSPMHD, encoded by the coding sequence ATGCCAACTGAGACCGTCTCCGGAAAAACGAAGACAACCCTCCTAGGTAGCCTAGGAGCTGGACTGTTGGCGGGTATCGCGGAAAGTGTACTCGTCGTCACACCTGGTGAGACCCTGAAGACCAAGATCATCGACGACCAGGCCGGGCCTCGAATCTACCGCTCTGCCAGCCATGCGATCCGGACTTGTCTTGCGCAAGAGGGTGTGTCTGGGTTATACCGGGGTGTGGTGCCAGTGACACTGAAGCAATCGGCGAATGCGATGGTACGGTTTACCAGCTATCGGTTATTCCTTGGACAGATAGATGCCATGTTCTCCAGAGAGAATGCCGGAGCTCTCCAGTCTATGAACACAGGGGTTGCGGGTGCACTGGCTGGTGTGGTTACCGTGTATGCAACGATGCCGTTCGATACGATCAAGACTCGGTTGCAAGCCTTGGATGGTCATGAGCGGTATTGTGGTTCCTGGGACTGTTTGCGGTCTGTGATTCGGAGTGAGAGTGTTTTTGCTCTTTGGCGTGGGACAACGCCTCGTTTGGCGAGGTTGAGTGTAGGTTCATCTCCGATGCATGATTAG
- a CDS encoding uncharacterized protein (COG:S;~EggNog:ENOG410PU4K;~TransMembrane:1 (o214-236i)) → MSASSTTSTSTRTSTTTIPLTTVFTQPTQCTTDWQYEPSAYNDVPNGLLMQNVASVVSSCFPTGFAMSGRAEAPQVYSPGWCPVGYTSADVHIDGKTTSAVCCYSNYSYYTSTMFYSNLPSAIFAGCLSSFPKTSSTIVSVRDPKTNQGTQVSGPITMWAQPISIQLQATDSSLFVSATTTGAGSTGTGATATSTSDSAASDSGSSGLSTGGKVGVGVGVGVGALAIFALLAFWFLRRRAASKKNAAPAPAIAAAAAPAYTNPYPSQGAAPYHGPVPAAMSELENTSAKFAPQPQPAELQGDSRRQNQVAELSG, encoded by the exons ATGTCAGCTAGCAGTACAACAAGCACTAGCACTCGCACCTCAACGACCACCATCCCCCTGACCACCGTCTTCACACAACCGACACAATGCACGACCGATTGGCAGTACGAGCCGTCCGCCTACAACGACGTGCCTAATGGCTTGTTGATGCAGAATGTCGCGTCGGTAGTCAGTTCCTGTTTTCCGACCGGGTTCGCCATGTCTGGGAGAGCCGAAGCACCTCAGGTCTACAGCCCGGGTTGGTGTCCAGTGGGCTACACCTCTGCCGACGTGCACATTGATGGGAAGACCACTTCGGCCGTTTGCTGTTACTC AAACTATTCGTATTACACCTCGACGATGTTTTATTCCAATCTACCGTCGGCTATCTTCGCAGGATGTCTCAGCTCGTTCCCAAAAACTAGCTCCACTATCGTCTCCGTCCGTGATCCCAAAACGAACCAAGGAACCCAGGTCTCGGGCCCAATAACCATGTGGGCGCAACCCATCTCCATCCAACTCCAAGCAACAGATTCGAGCCTATTCGTATCCGCAACCACCACGGGAGCCGGTTCCACCGGCACCGGAGCAACCGCAACATCGACCTCAGACTCAGCCGCATCAGACTCCGGGTCAAGCGGCCTCTCGACGGGTGGAAAGGTCGGTgtcggtgttggtgttggcgtCGGTGCACTCGCCATCTTCGCTCTACTTGCATTCTGGTTCCTGCGTCGTCGTGCGGCCAGCAAGAAGAAcgctgctcctgctcctgctatAGCAGCGGCCGCGGCACCTGCATACACAAATCCTTACCCGAGCCAAGGTGCAGCGCCTTATCACGGTCCTGTTCCTGCTGCTATGTCGGAATTGGAGAATACATCCGCGAAGTTCGCGCCGCAACCACAACCAGCTGAGTTGCAAGGAGACAGCAGGAGACAAAACCAGGTCGCGGAGCTTTCTGGTTGA
- a CDS encoding uncharacterized protein (COG:S;~EggNog:ENOG410PN9P;~InterPro:IPR036864,IPR007219,IPR001138;~PFAM:PF00172,PF04082;~TransMembrane:2 (o314-335i347-375o);~go_function: GO:0000981 - DNA-binding transcription factor activity, RNA polymerase II-specific [Evidence IEA];~go_function: GO:0003677 - DNA binding [Evidence IEA];~go_function: GO:0008270 - zinc ion binding [Evidence IEA];~go_process: GO:0006351 - transcription, DNA-templated [Evidence IEA];~go_process: GO:0006355 - regulation of transcription, DNA-templated [Evidence IEA]), with amino-acid sequence MVMDPPGNGPPPAKKVRVACRRCRAKRVKCDGSLPACGNCARANVPCVDVDSRNNDLAIPRDYIVKCCSRIKWLEQKIRALDPSFDLTKGPQIDADLFEGSSLPWPPHQSPSSAVSDTPPRAASSTEMASAVEGPATGKRSHASMEESEIERPPSVEARTVAMDLGMLSLQSDSRQKHYLGSSSGLLFMKLIGAGADVQTSGPAPSPATRRLRRMSSPHRPSGVYQSLYAGLERELPSPEDADRLLAVYFQYIHIDHPFLHPTSLINAYNALHACGQRGYDPARLDQNGWLHDIKRFPYNGKMDVVNGRAFTPISISFAVFHVFMVFSLAATVLTRKKNFDHPPIRFYRMAMLAASECFSNISVPALQGVLLLAIQGMTEPAGLNIWTLVHIAMSHCVDLGLHREPNDPSDLPPVALAVRRLIFYTVYSLDRSVSTIQGRPLGIRDETFDIRRPTMDDLASNDAPVTMDGDLNVHLPSAEYLAFTIRRSQLDLSISEIKLLFYHLPSQVNSIIWPTDLDKIQQRIKTDIDRWLADSLSAVPRLDTEESLILHCENLKLELQYHAAITLLYQPSQVFRSPTQQALSLCYQSSSRRLRIYHYLNNEEQLYYSWRNIHGIFSSGATIIYCIWASRNLQTTIPFADALRDLRTCSNLLSIGGQWWPSVRKGKESFEKIMDITMKGLRNLESHLISPTPMTGTNHPAPSSFVSTLEHVAPQSRLEPSAQISGSQDAHMSNTMLHGFESSIDNIDHSSLLGDGLSADGPEVLAIDPAMEHFLSEYLQGDWGWDPFSGS; translated from the exons ATGGTGATGGACCCCCCGGGCAATGGGCCACCGCCTGCAAAGAAGGTCCGCGTGGCTTGTCGTAGGTGTCGAGCTAAGCGAGTAAAG TGTGATGGAAGTCTTCCAGCCTGTGGGAATTGCGCGCGCGCAAATGTTCCCTGTGTCGATGTGGATTCTCGGAACAATGACCTGGCTATACCCCGCGA TTATATCGTCAAGTGTTGCTCGCGCATCAAGTGGCTTGAGCAGAAGATTCGGGCTCTAGACCCAAGTTTTGACTTGACCAAAGGCCCCCAGATAGATGCGGATCTTTTTGAGGGCTCATCACTGCCATGGCCGCCGCATCAGAGCCCCAGCAGCGCAGTCAGTGATACTCCACCGCGCGCAGCTTCGAGTACAGAGATGGCCAGCGCAGTAGAAGGACCTGCTACAGGGAAGCGATCCCATGCCTCGATGGAAGAATCAGAGATTGAACGACCCCCATCTGTCGAAGCGCGCACAGTAGCCATGGATCTGGGCATGCTCTCGCTGCAATCCGACTCAAGGCAGAAGCATTATCTCGGATCATCTTCGGGACTGCTTTTTATGAAACTTATCGGGGCTGGTGCTGATGTTCAAACGTCTGGACCGGCTCCGTCTCCTGCAACGCGCCGACTACGCCGTATGTCATCCCCGCATCGTCCGAGCGGTGTGTATCAATCACTTTATGCGGGCCTAGAACGCGAGCTTCCCTCCCCTGAGGACGCGGATCGGTTACTGGCAGTTTACTTTCAGTATATTCACATCGACCACCCATTCCTCCACCCTACTTCATTGATTAATGCGTATAATGCACTGCATGCTTGTGGCCAGCGTGGGTATGATCCTGCACGGCTGGATCAAAACGGCTGGCTTCATGATATCAAGCGTTTCCCTTATAATGGCAAAATGGATGTGGTGAATGGTCGCGCATTCACGCCGATTTCAATCTCTTTTGCTGTCTTTCACGTCTTCATGGTGTTTTCTCTTGCAGCAACCGTCCTCACACGGAAGAAAAACTTTGACCACCCTCCAATACGATTTTACCGCATGGCAATGCTTGCGGCTTCGGAATGTTTCTCCAACATCTCGGTCCCGGCATTACAAGGGGTCTTACTACTGGCTATTCAAGGCATGACTGAGCCTGCTGGCCTTAATATTTGGACTCTGGTACATATTGCCATGTCTCACTGCGTTGACTTGGGCTTGCATCGGGAACCGAATGACCCATCTGATCTTCCTCCTGTTGCTCTTGCGGTCCGTAGGCTTATATTCTACACTGTCTATTCACTCGACCG GTCCGTTTCAACAATTCAAGGTCGTCCGCTGGGAATTCGAGACGAGACGTTTGATATACGACGACCAACAATGGATGACTTGGCGAGCAATGATGCCCCAGTCACAATGGATGGAGATCTGAATGTGCATCTGCCGTCAGCCGAGTATCTTGCGTTTACCATTCGCCGTTCCCAATTGGACTTATCTATCTCCGAAATAAAGCTCTTATTCTATCACCTGCCTTCACAGGTGAACAGCATTATCTGGCCTACAGATCTTGACAAGATCCAGCAACGTATCAAAACCGATATCGATCGGTGGCTAGCAGATTCATTGAGTGCCGTGCCAAGGCTAGACACAGAGGAATCCTTGATCCTTCACTGCGAGAATCTTAAGCTTGAGTTACAGTATCACGCTGCAATTACGCTGCTGTACCAGCCATCACAAGTCTTTCGATCGCCAACACAACAAGCTTTGTCCCTGTGCTATCAAAGCTCAAGCCGGCGGCTGCGTATCTACCACTACCTGAACAATGAAGAACAGTTATACTACAGCTGGCGTAACATCCATGGCATTTTCTCCTCAGGTGCTACCATAATCTACTGCATCTGGGCATCCCGCAACCTTCAAACTACAATTCCTTTTGCTGATGCCTTGCGAGACCTTCGAACGTGCTCGAATTTACTAAGTATCGGTGGTCAGTGGTGGCCTTCTGTGCGCAAGGGCAAGGAGAGTTTTGAGAAAATAATGGACATAACTATGAAGGGATTGCGAAACCTGGAGAGTCATCTCATATCGCCAACTCCAATGACCGGGACAAATCACCCTGCGCCGTCGTCATTTGTTTCGACTCTAGAACATGTGGCACCCCAAAGCCGACTAGAGCCTTCGGCACAGATTTCAGGCTCTCAGGATGCTCACATGTCTAATACCATGT TACACGGTTTCGAATCATCAATCGACAATATTGACCATTCTTCCCTACTTGGTGATGGGCTGTCGGCAGACGGTCCGGAAGTTCTTGCCATCGACCCTGCGATGGAGCACTTTTTGTCTGAATATTTACAGGGAGACTGGGGCTGGGATCCGTTTTCTGGATCT TAA
- a CDS encoding RraA family protein (COG:H;~EggNog:ENOG410PM39;~InterPro:IPR005493,IPR036704;~PFAM:PF03737), which yields MAAPSRFVKALQGFASCDIGDSLVKLKVPHGGYLSGLKMYPPGLLAPNHKIFGPAYTVRMVPASDKTSPTPPTHFADSIPKDAVVFVSQPKGLISACWGGLMSTRAQKLGAAGVVIDGRFRDISEHRELGMVLFARGISILGSNTFTRSSELNVPVSYGNVEVGGEVTIRPGDYIMGDVDGVVVVPEDKVEECMHLCQERYDIDEETRRCLERGEPMGPTIKRLRK from the exons ATGGCTGCGCCGTCGAGATTCGTAAAAGCCCTCCAGGGGTTTGCCTCTTGTGAC ATCGGAGATTCCCTCGTCAAGCTCAAGGTCCCCCATGGCGGCTACCTTTCTGGCCTAAAGATGTACCCTCCAGGCCTCCTCGCCCCAAATCACAAAATTTTCGGTCCTGCATACACAGTGCGCATGGTACCTGCCTCCGACAAGACCTCCCCAACACCACCGACCCATTTCGCCGACTCCATTCCAAAAGATGCGGTTGTCTTCGTCTCCCAGCCAAAGGGGCTCATCAGTGCTTGCTGGGGAGGACTCATGAGCACTCGCGCACAGAAGCTCGGGGCTGCAGGAGTCGTTATCGACGGTCGTTTCCGCGATATTTCTGAGCACCGCGAACTGGGGATGGTTCTCTTTGCGCGTGGTATTAGTATTCTTGGATCGAATACCTTCACGCGCTCGTCAGAGTTGAATGTGCCCGTATCGTATGGGAATGTAGAAGTCGGTGGAGAAGTCACGATTCGGCCTGGCGACTATATCATGGGTGATGTAGATGGGGTCGTGGTTGTGCCTGAAGATAAAGTAGAAGAGTGCATGCATCTCTGTCAAGAGAGATATGATATCGATGAGGAGACTCGGCGGTGCTTGGAGCGGGGAGAACCAATGGGTCCTACTATCAAGAGATTGAGGAAGTAG
- a CDS encoding uncharacterized protein (COG:C;~EggNog:ENOG410PVAE;~InterPro:IPR036008,IPR001030,IPR015931): MQKYLSRSVRTAQLGQCWNNAVSVRRFATHENQTQILGVNYGKQIHNLDALKQGSKRPLTLTEKLLYSHLITTDRAWSLEAIERGETILGLRPDRVACHDATATMALLQFISAGLPRVAVPTTVHSDHLIISEKGADEDMQRALGEHAEVYDFLSSASKKYGIGFWKPGSGIIHTVIFENYALYVLATLACDDSWEKADSVCSDQAV; this comes from the exons ATGCAGAAATACCTCTCTCGGTCGGTACGGACAGCGCAACTAGGTCAATGCTGGAATAACGCCGTCAGTGTTAGACGGTTTGCGACACATGAGAACCAGACTCAG ATCCTCGGCGTGAACTATGGCAAACAAATCCATAACCTTGATGCGTTGAAGCAGGGCTCCAAACGACCCTTGACTCTGACCGAGAAACTGCTCTACAGCCACCTCATAACAACCGACCGCGCCTGGTCGCTAGAAGCAATAGAGCGAGGAGAGACAATCTTGGGACTACGGCCAGATCGCGTTGCTTGTCACGATGCTACTGCAACCATGGCCTTGTTGCAGTTTATCAGCGCAGGGCTTCCAAGAGTTGCAGTACCAACAACGGTCCACAGTGACCACTTGATTATATCAGAAAAGGGCGCAGATGAGGACATGCAACGGGCTCTTGGTGAGCACGCAGAAGTGTATGACTTCTTGAGCAGCGCTTCTAAGAAGTATGGGATTGGGTTTTGGAAGCCGGGGTCGGGAATCATTCATACAGTTATTTTTGAGAATTATGCTCTGTATGTTCTGGCTACTCTCGCCTGTGATGACTCCTGGGAAAAAGCTGACTCCGTCTGTTCAGACCAGGCGGTTTAG